The following coding sequences lie in one Catharus ustulatus isolate bCatUst1 chromosome 5, bCatUst1.pri.v2, whole genome shotgun sequence genomic window:
- the SHROOM3 gene encoding protein Shroom3 isoform X1, whose amino-acid sequence MRMLDNINTSISPSECSITHKGRYIYLEALLHGGAPWGFTLKGGLEHGQPLIISKIEEGGKADSLPSKLQAGDEVVNINEVELSSSRREAISLVKGSYKKLKLVVRRDTHAAQGCTELSPSPLSQDCVSADFQPSKAPWAAGVKLRLKTRRETPGRPHSWHSTKLAENHPDPSMMQISQGTLGTPWHQSYHSSSSTSDLSAYEHGYLRRSPDQYSSRGSMESLDHSSPAYHPCHLSPAKSTNSIDQLSHLHSKRDSAYSSFSTNSSIPEYAAGPAGREQPCCPAQPRGALPEPMRQADIRYVRTVYDAQQRVSREYEVPPSALLPGGDHGHGRPHASGRHSAGSSWAQPDSRSQPPAGPPLPPARSDSYAAIRHHGSGPEPSKPGRTQPKGAWAPLASSLPQGPLLKAPFGDGHLHTVVEKSPESSPTVKAKQSYSQAAQPGQPLLPTGVYAVPSPEPHYAQVPRPSASSTGTLYPALAKESGYSPALPASYDTAAASSTLGSDENGNQSTTNRSNIFYQPPATERKHEAKLIQQKPPSAAGPELCLAVSRKEELLPLYKAAHGHRDSTGTTQASKPVFQSPQPQLRDASERKTHYQPKEDWTPGSQEDRNGNAQVNERDTGAPPLWGHSKAKQYGFSSLQNIPESSRRQSSAEVRETQPGEGYSNTKLSFLNSSSREEKDHREQGHRQWSDVDPQAFTRQEEEGTSMALFQAAEPKCKDPPSPQLPKTLDFGRSRLSSSSTQSFSYSKPEAGKPRCSVLEKVNKFEQREQSTPRPQSAGVPSFGQHYGPSRTSQPAVTRCSVHSPEDTRSKLPSEAGRGSSPSVRNGKLEEADWHPVELQMVASVKQARPSEYYSPCPESEVQVRAAQLPRSRSTFQLGGEPEKDMFWKDNMQDAHGSQLDTSFNRAYRNSIKDAQSRVLRATSFRRISPPFGNVPKRVPQRPASAHVGMRSTAASPHTPKERHSITPTEGGFSSLDYSRTQHVLRIGGRKRLTVEQKKRSYSEPEKMNEVGISDGEPSPFSFQKKSTHFIFPENTVADRRKIFERDGKASSTASLSKPELKQLQQSALADYIERKTGRRPSSQDMGLLRERSHSSYLQLGGPDSQSLSSASSMNSLQEQNLFRRRESIERLSRTGRVSSTLPPGLLDYLDTSGDEKVPGRQDSLVTGRPKPERCRDYRARSDVTKGTQTDLLGMQGQPRYRKQEQVLEAPSTGRKSGKSVSVEDLLDRYDNRPVPVHVRSRSSPTADKKHQELLRRESSEFSPMVRDPFYVVSAGARSFSKKERSFSEKMALPSCYPRPLRSTEVTGPAALLENHKLSELSRPDSRTSAFFPAPAEARSHYAEQKQGFKPLFLNLSPAGSGHCSPSAPAQAPSDVQSTGDSQAPRQHHATREAVSPEGSGSTQAQPLDAAQDRSPETAAEELLWRRKAGPLHRSLPPKVAWAPPAKDGSYARAAASPPAASKPSQRWESLPTQSSTSSDPETPSPQLHISESGLQLTPPPPSLQDEEDDEVFVTPSQAPFSPPPPSRPLPELSSCTSANGTQEFPPPPPPQEGHGAAGDKSPRLPEEAGVSSFKSFPKVLAEREITGLGTSTGENNWPTSLKRTGSPSAVDQQHQSPASSEGPQSTDRQPITQPEGNPREPALENASLDSGITSTAPPVKAKNKTPEDIKSEALAKEIVHKDKSLADILDPDSKMKTTMDLMEGIFPGGTSVLKENNMKRKMSQTQGSRTAVAGDRREEKEAPVTLVTCPAYYSVSAPKAELLNKIKDLPEEVGEEEELLDINEKKAELIGSLTHKLEILKEAKEGLLADIKMNNALGEEVELLISTLCKPNEFDKYKMFIGDLDKVVNLLLSLSGRLARVENVLSSLGDNANSEERSSLNEKRKLLAGQHEDARELKENLDRRERVVLDILGNYLSEEQLQDYQHFVKMKSALLIEQRELDDKIKLGQEQLKCLMESLPTDFTPRDAAAAAALAAALATSSGLGGKTPPAASSSL is encoded by the exons GCGAGAGACTCCAGGCCGACCTCACTCCTGGCATTCCACCAAACTCGCGGAGAACCACCCCGATCCCAGCATGATGCAAATATCTCAGGGTACGCTTGGCACCCCTTGGCATCAGTCCTACCACTCCAG ctcctccaccaGCGATCTCTCTGCGTACGAGCATGGCTATCTGAGGAGGAGCCCCGACCAGTACAGCTCCCGGGGCAGCATGGAGAGCTTGGACCACTCCTCCCCCGCCTACCACCCCTGCCACCTGTCCCCGGCCAAATCCACCAACAGCATCGACCAGCTCTCCCACCTGCACAGCAAGAGAGACTCGGCCTACAGCTCCTTCTCCACCAACTCCAGCATCCCCGAGTACGCGGCGGGTCCGGCGGGCCGGGAGCAGCCGTGCTGCCCggcgcagccccgcggggcgctGCCCGAGCCCATGCGGCAGGCGGACATCCGCTACGTGCGCACGGTGTACGACGCCCAGCAGCGCGTCTCCCGCGAGTACGAGGTGCCGCCCTCGGCCCTGCTGCCCGGCGGGGACCACGGCCACGGCCGGCCGCACGCCTCGGGCCGCCACAGCGCGGGCTCCTCCTGGGCGCAGCCGgacagcaggagccagccccCCGCGGGACCGCCGCTGCCTCCCGCTCGCAGCGACAGCTACGCGGCCATCAGGCACCACGGCTCCGGCCCGGAGCCCAGCAAGCCCGGCCGCACCCAGCCCAAAGGGGCCTGGGCACCGCTCgccagctccctgccccagggcccGCTGCTGAAAGCGCCCTTTGGAGACGGGCACCTGCACACCGTGGTGGAGAAGAGCCCGGAGAGCAGCCCCACCGTGAAGGCCAAGCAGAGCTACTCCCAGGCAGCGCAGCcggggcagcccctgctgcccaccGGTGTGTACGCCGTTCCCTCCCCAGAGCCGCACTACGCCCAGGTGCCCCGGCCTTCCGCCAGCAGCACCGGGACGCTTTACCCAGCTCTGGCCAAAGAAAGCGGGTACTCCCCAGCCCTCCCGGCCTCGTACGACAcggctgcagccagcagcaccctgggtTCGGATGAGAATGGAAACCAAAGCACTACAAACAGGTCGAACATCTTCTACCAGCCCCCTGCCACTGAGAGGAAGCACGAAGCCAAACTCATCCAGCAGAAGCCTCCCAGCGCAGCAGGCCCggagctctgcctggctgtgtcGCGAAAGGAGGAGCTGTTACCCCTTTACAAGGCAGCACACGGCCACCGAGACTCCACAGGTACCACACAGGCCTCCAAGCCTGTTTTCCAGAGtccacagccccagctgagggATGCTAGTGAGAGGAAAACCCATTACCAGCCCAAAGAGGACTGGACACCTGGATCCCAGGAGGACAGAAATGGCAACGCACAGGTAAACGAGAGAGACACTGGTGCTCCCCCCCTTTGGGGTCACAGCAAGGCCAAGCAGTACGGCTTCTCTTCCTTGCAGAACATCCCAGAGAGCTCCAGGAGGCAAAGCAGTGCTGAGGTAAGGGAGACGCAACCAGGCGAGGGTTATTCCAACACCAAACTGTCCTtcctgaacagcagcagcagagaggagaaggatcacAGGGAACAGGGGCACAGGCAGTGGAGCGATGTGGACCCACAGGCCTTCAcgaggcaggaggaggagggcacaAGCATGGCTCTGTTCCAAGCTGCTGAGCCAAAGTGCAAAGATCCCCCTTCTCCTCAGCTCCCAAAGACCTTGGATTTCGGGAGGAGCCGGCTCAGCTCTAGCAGCACCCAAAGCTTTTCCTATAGCAAACCAGAGGCTGGCAAGCCCCgctgctcagtgctggagaAGGTCAACAAGTTTGAGCAGCGGGAGCAGAGCACTCCCCGGCCCCAGAGCGCCGGCGTTCCCAGCTTTGGCCAGCACTATGGGCCGAGCAGGACGAGCCAGCCCGCTGTCACACGGTGCTCCGTGCACAGCCCAGAGGACACGAGGAGCAAGCTGCCCAGTGAGGCAGGCAGGGGCTCCAGCCCGTCCGTCAGGAACGGGAAGCTGGAAGAGGCTGACTGGCACCCTGTAGAGCTGCAGATGGTGGCGTCGGTGAAGCAGGCGAGACCCAGTGAGTACTACAGCCCGTGTCCTGAAAGTGAGGTGCAAGTAAGGGCAGCTCAGCTTCCACGGAGCAGAAGCACATTCCAGCTGGGAGGTGAGCCTGAGAAGGACATGTTCTGGAAGGATAACATGCAGGATGCGCACGGGTCGCAGCTGGACACGTCCTTTAACAGGGCCTACAGGAACAGCATTAAAGATGCCCAGTCCAGGGTGCTAAGGGCCACCTCGTTCCGGCGGATCAGCCCCCCGTTCGGGAACGTGCCCAAGAGGGTGCCCCAGAGGCCTGCCTCGGCCCACGTGGGCATGAGGAGCACGGCGGCGTCCCCACACACCCCCAAGGAGAGGCACAGCATCACACCCACGGAAGGGGGCTTCTCCAGCCTGGACTACAGCAGGACGCAGCACGTGCTGCGCATCGGGGGCCGGAAGCGGCTGACGGTGGAGCAGAAGAAGCGCTCCTACTCCGAGCCCGAGAAGATGAACGAGGTGGGCATCTCGGACGGGGAGCCATCACCTTTCTCCTTCCAGAAGAAAAGCACCCATTTTATCTTCCCGGAGAACACGGTGGCCGACCGGCGCAAGATCTTCGAGAGGGACGGCAAAGCTTCCTCCACAGCCAGCCTGTCCAAGCCGGAGCTcaagcagctccagcagagcgCCCTGGCCGACTACATCGAGCGCAAAACGGGGCGGCGGCCGTCCTCGCAGGACATGGGGCTGCTCCGCGAGCGCTCCCACAGCTCCTACCTGCAGCTGGGTGGCCCCGACAGCCAGAGCCTGTCCTCCGCCTCCAGCATGaactccctgcaggagcagaaccTTTTCCGCCGCAGGGAGTCCATAGAGCGGCTCTCCAGGACGGGACGCGTCTCTTCCACCCTTCCCCCTGGGCTCCTGGACTACTTGGACACGAGTGGAGATGAGAAGGTGCCGGGGCGCCAGGACAGCCTGGTCACCGGCCGGCCCAAGCCAGAGAGGTGCCGGGATTACAGAGCCAGGTCGGATGTCACCAAAGGCACACAGACAGACCTGCTGGGCATGCAGGGCCAGCCCCGCTACaggaagcaggagcaggtgCTGGAAGCACCCTCCACGGGCAGGAAATCCGGGAAATCCGTGTCTGTGGAAGACTTGCTCGATAGGTACGACAATCGGCCGGTCCCTGTGCACGTGCGCTCCAGGTCCTCTCCCACGGCAGATAAGAAGCACCAG gagctgctgagaagGGAGAGCAGCGAATTCAGCCCCATGGTGAGGGATCCCTTCTACGTGGTGAGCGCAGGAGCCAG GTCTTtcagcaagaaagaaagaagcttCTCAGAGAAGATGGCGCTCCCAAGTTGCTATCCCCGTCCCCTCCGCAGCACAGAGGTCACTGGGCCTGCCGCGCTGCTCGAGAATCACAAGCTCTCAGAACTTTCCAGGCCAGATAGCAGGACTTCTGCGtttttcccagccccagcagaggcgAGGAGTCACTATGCTGAGCAAAAGCAAGGCTTTAAACCTCTGTTCCTTAACCTTAGTCCTGCTGGGTCTGGCCACTGTTCCCCTAGCGCGCCTGCCCAGGCTCCCTCAGACGTGCAGAGCACAGGTGACAGCCAGGCCCCGAGGCAGCACCACGCCACACGAGAGGCTGTGTCCCCCGAGGGCAGCGGGAGCACTCAGGCACAGCCTCTGGACGCTGCCCAGGACAGATCCCCCGAGACTGCCGcggaggagctgctgtggaggaGGAAAGCCGGGCCGCTGCACAGGTCCCTCCCACCCAAGGTGGCGTGGGCTCCTCCGGCCAAAGACGGCAGCTACGCCCGGGCCGCCGCGTCCCCTCCGGCGGCCTCCAAGCCCTCGCAGAGGTGGGAGTCCCTGCCCACGCAGAGCAGCACTTCCTCCGACCCAGAGACTCCTTCTCCCCAGCTCCACATCTCGGAGTCGGGGCTGCAGCTcacgccgccgccgccgtcgcTGCAGGACGAGGAGGACGATGAGGTGTTTGTCACGCCTTCCCAAGCGCCcttctccccgccgccgccgtccCGTCCTCTCCCCGAGCTGAGCTCTTGCACTTCTGCCAACGGCACGCAGGAAttcccacctcctccccctccccaggagggCCACGGGGCAGCTGGAGACAAATCCCCCCGGCTCCCAGAGGAGGCCGGCGTGAG CAGCTTCAAAAGCTTTCCCAAAGTCCTGGCTGAGAGGGAGATAACAGGGTTGGGCACCAGCACCGGTGAAAATAATTGGCCGACGTCGTTAAAGAGGACTGGCTCTCCATCTGCTGTGGATCAGCAGCATCAGTCCCCTGCTTCTTCTGAAGGGCCTCAGAGCACTGACAGACAGCCCATAACTCAGCCTGAAGGTAACCCCAGAGAGCCAGCACTGGAAAATGCCAGCCTGGACTCCGGGATAACCAGCACAGCACCTCCAGTGAAGGCAAAGAACAAGACCCCAGAGGATATCAAGTCAGAGGCACTAGCAAAAGAAATTGTGCATAAAGACAAGTCTCTGGCTGATATCCTGGATCCAGATTCCAAAATGAAGACAACCATGGACCTGATGGAAGGGATTTTCCCCGGTGGAACCAGCGTGCTGAAGGAGAACAACATGAAGAGGAAGATGTCGCAGACACAAGGCAGCAGGACGGCAGTGGCGGGTGACAG gagagaggaaaaggaagctCCTGTCACCCTCGTCACCTGCCCTGCTTACTACAGCGTTTCAGCACccaaagctgagctgctgaataAAATCAAGGACTTGCCAGAAGAAGTAGGTGAGGAAGAAGAGCTGCTGGACATCAATGAGAAAAAG GCTGAGCTCATCGGGAGCTTGACCCACAAACTGGAAATCCTGAAGGAAGCCAAGGAGGGCCTGCTCGCAGACATTAAGATGAATAATGCTCTGGGAGAGGAGGTGGAGCTGTTGATCAGCACGCTGTGCAAACCCAACGAGTTTGACAAGTACAAGATGTTCATTGGCGATCTGGATAAGGTGGTGaacctcctgctgtccctctcGGGACGCCTGGCCCGCGTGGAGAACGTCTTGAGCAGCCTGGGGGACAACGCCAACAGCGAGGAGCGG AGTTCCCTGAACGAGAAGAGGAAGCTGCTGGCTGGCCAGCACGAGGACGCCCGCGAGCTGAAGGAAAACCTCGACCGTCGGGAACGGGTGGTCTTGGACATCCTGGGCAACTACCtctctgaggagcagctccaggactaCCAGCACTTTGTGAAGATGAAGTCTGCGCTCCTCATCGAGCAGCGAGAGCTCGACGACAAAATCAAActgggccaggagcagctcaagTGCCTGATGGAAAGTCTCCCCACAGACTtcacacccagagatgcagcagcagcggctgccctggctgcagcactcGCTACCTCCTCCGGGCTCGGTGGGAAAACACCTCCAGCAGCCTCTTCCTCACTCTGA